In Mycolicibacterium alvei, a single window of DNA contains:
- the lppU gene encoding LppU family putative lipoprotein, whose product MPKLSAAAPLGAAAILFLGGLTGCASAAAADMKAGDCLKMSGTYEHPDASRVECGSNASNYKVISVLTGADQCPVDVDTYYSVRSAFSEETQTLCLDIDWITGGCMSIDPVNDKDPYRVDCADSSAPHRQRATEVLHGVSNVDQCASGVGYAYSERQFTVCVEDVS is encoded by the coding sequence GTGCCAAAACTTTCCGCGGCTGCCCCTCTGGGGGCAGCCGCGATACTTTTCCTCGGTGGATTGACCGGATGCGCGTCCGCGGCGGCCGCAGACATGAAGGCAGGGGACTGCCTGAAGATGAGCGGCACGTACGAGCACCCGGACGCCAGTCGGGTGGAGTGCGGCAGCAACGCGTCGAACTACAAGGTGATCTCGGTGCTTACCGGCGCTGACCAGTGCCCGGTTGACGTCGACACCTACTACTCGGTGCGCAGCGCGTTCAGCGAGGAGACCCAGACACTCTGTCTGGACATCGACTGGATCACCGGCGGCTGCATGAGCATCGATCCGGTGAACGACAAAGACCCGTATCGGGTGGACTGCGCGGATTCGTCTGCGCCGCACCGGCAACGGGCCACCGAGGTTCTGCACGGCGTGTCGAACGTCGATCAGTGCGCCAGCGGGGTGGGTTACGCCTACTCGGAACGCCAGTTCACCGTATGTGTGGAGGACGTGTCCTAG
- a CDS encoding MCE family protein produces MRPNRRIVTQLAFFVVITVAAGAVMVFNYMRLPELLFGAGHYRVTVELPAAAGLYKNGNVTYRGTEVGRVLGVRLSGDVVLAELSLQSGISIPADLDARVHSQSAIGEQYVALVPRVDEGPSLKDGDVIGLDRTSVPPDINGLLNATNAGLAAVPGDNLQTAVDEAYQAFGGLGPELSRLVRGSTTLATDARRDLGPLTGLIEVAGPVLDSQTETAGSVGAWAAHLADLTAQVRSQDAALTRILEQGPAAADELRRGIDRVSSTVPVLLANLVSTGQVALTYRSGIEQLLVLLPQNTAVVQAAGLADRNIKSPYKGGYLSFNLNVNLPPICSTGYLPAQQRRAPSKTDNPARPTGDIYCRIPQDAPFNVRGARNLPCQTRPGKRAPTVRMCESDENYVPLNDGFAWKGDPNATLTGQDVPQVPPPPAPMPIAVAEYDPATGEYIGPDGQVYTQRDLSAAADGERSWQSMLLPAAG; encoded by the coding sequence ATGCGGCCGAATCGTCGGATCGTGACCCAGTTGGCATTCTTCGTGGTGATCACCGTGGCCGCAGGAGCAGTCATGGTGTTCAACTACATGCGCCTGCCCGAATTGCTTTTCGGGGCAGGCCATTACCGGGTGACCGTCGAACTGCCTGCAGCGGCTGGTCTCTACAAGAACGGCAATGTGACGTACCGGGGCACCGAGGTTGGGCGGGTACTCGGCGTTCGGCTGAGCGGAGACGTCGTGCTCGCCGAACTCTCCTTGCAGTCCGGAATTTCGATCCCTGCCGATCTCGACGCCCGAGTGCACAGCCAGTCCGCCATCGGCGAGCAGTATGTGGCGCTGGTACCGCGGGTGGATGAGGGGCCTTCGCTGAAGGACGGCGACGTGATCGGGCTGGACCGGACCTCGGTGCCGCCGGACATCAATGGGCTGCTGAATGCGACCAACGCAGGATTGGCGGCCGTTCCCGGCGACAATCTGCAAACCGCGGTCGATGAGGCGTATCAGGCGTTCGGTGGTCTGGGGCCGGAATTGTCCCGGCTGGTGCGCGGATCCACCACGCTGGCCACGGATGCGCGCCGCGACCTGGGCCCGCTCACCGGTTTGATCGAGGTGGCGGGTCCGGTGCTGGACAGTCAGACCGAAACCGCCGGGTCGGTCGGGGCCTGGGCCGCTCACCTCGCCGACCTCACCGCGCAGGTGCGATCCCAGGATGCCGCGCTGACTCGGATTCTCGAACAGGGGCCGGCCGCCGCGGACGAACTGCGCAGGGGAATCGACCGGGTTTCCTCCACCGTGCCGGTGCTGCTGGCCAATCTGGTCAGCACAGGGCAGGTGGCGCTGACCTACCGGTCCGGCATCGAGCAACTCCTGGTGCTGCTGCCGCAGAACACCGCTGTCGTCCAGGCCGCCGGACTGGCCGACCGCAACATCAAGAGCCCGTACAAGGGCGGGTATCTGAGCTTCAACCTGAATGTCAATCTCCCGCCGATCTGTTCGACGGGCTACCTGCCGGCACAGCAGCGCCGGGCGCCGAGCAAGACCGACAACCCAGCCCGGCCGACCGGCGATATCTACTGCCGGATCCCGCAGGACGCTCCGTTCAATGTCCGTGGCGCACGCAACCTTCCGTGCCAGACCCGGCCCGGCAAGCGGGCCCCGACCGTTCGGATGTGCGAGAGCGACGAGAACTACGTCCCGCTCAACGATGGTTTCGCCTGGAAGGGCGATCCCAATGCGACGTTGACGGGTCAGGACGTGCCGCAGGTGCCGCCGCCCCCCGCACCAATGCCGATCGCGGTCGCCGAGTACGACCCGGCGACCGGTGAATACATCGGTCCGGATGGGCAGGTCTACACCCAGCGTGACCTTTCGGCTGCGGCCGACGGCGAGCGGAGCTGGCAGTCGATGCTGCTGCCTGCGGCGGGATGA
- a CDS encoding M16 family metallopeptidase: protein MNTTEVRRTDLPGGLRVVTEYIPSVRSASVGVWVGVGSRDEGRSVAGAAHFLEHLLFKATPTRSAVEIAQAVDAVGGELNAFTTREHTCYYAHVLDTDLELAVDLVADVVLRGRCATEDVEVERDVVLEEIAMRDDDPEDSLGDVFLTAMFGDHPVGRPVIGSVESIETMTRAQLHSFHVRRYTPERMIVAVAGNIDHDVVLSLVRQHFGPRLEAGRTAVAPRKGAGRVGGKPSLLVVDRDGEQTHVSLGVRTPGRHWGHRWALSVLNTALGGGLSSRLFQQIRESRGLAYSVYSTVDTFADSGALSVYAGCQPERFDEVIRVTTDVLEGVARDGITADECRIAKGSLRGGLVLGLEDSGSRMHRIGRSELNYGEHRTIDHTLAQIEAVTLEEVNAVAHQLLSRDYGAAVLGPHRSKKTLPKQLQSIVG, encoded by the coding sequence CTGAATACCACTGAGGTCCGCCGGACAGATCTGCCCGGCGGACTCCGGGTGGTCACTGAGTACATCCCGTCGGTGCGTTCGGCATCCGTCGGGGTCTGGGTGGGTGTCGGTTCCCGCGACGAAGGACGAAGCGTCGCGGGTGCCGCCCACTTCCTGGAACACCTGCTGTTCAAGGCCACCCCGACGCGTAGCGCGGTCGAGATCGCGCAGGCTGTCGATGCCGTCGGTGGTGAGCTGAACGCGTTCACCACGCGTGAGCACACCTGCTACTACGCACACGTGCTCGACACCGACCTCGAACTCGCCGTCGACCTGGTGGCCGACGTCGTGTTGCGGGGTCGTTGTGCCACCGAGGATGTCGAGGTGGAACGCGACGTCGTCCTCGAAGAGATCGCCATGCGCGACGACGATCCCGAGGACAGTCTCGGCGACGTGTTCCTGACGGCGATGTTCGGCGATCATCCGGTCGGACGGCCGGTGATCGGCAGCGTCGAGTCGATCGAGACGATGACGCGCGCGCAGCTGCACTCATTCCACGTCCGCCGCTACACGCCCGAACGGATGATCGTGGCGGTGGCAGGCAATATCGACCACGACGTCGTGTTGTCGTTGGTGCGGCAGCATTTCGGTCCGCGGCTCGAAGCCGGGCGCACCGCGGTGGCTCCGCGCAAGGGCGCGGGACGGGTCGGCGGCAAGCCGTCGTTGCTCGTGGTCGACCGCGATGGCGAGCAGACCCACGTTTCGCTGGGTGTTCGTACGCCCGGCCGGCACTGGGGACACCGGTGGGCGCTTTCGGTGCTCAACACCGCACTCGGTGGCGGCCTGAGTTCCCGTCTGTTCCAACAGATCCGGGAATCCCGCGGCCTGGCCTACTCGGTGTACTCGACGGTCGATACCTTCGCCGACAGTGGTGCGCTCTCGGTGTATGCGGGATGTCAGCCGGAACGGTTCGACGAAGTGATCCGGGTGACCACCGATGTCCTGGAAGGCGTTGCCCGAGACGGGATCACCGCCGACGAATGCAGGATCGCCAAGGGCTCGTTGCGGGGTGGGCTGGTGCTGGGTCTGGAGGACTCTGGGTCGCGTATGCACCGGATCGGGCGCAGCGAGCTCAATTACGGTGAACACCGGACCATCGATCACACGCTGGCCCAGATCGAGGCCGTCACCCTCGAAGAGGTCAATGCGGTGGCGCATCAGTTGCTGTCGCGCGACTACGGTGCGGCCGTACTCGGTCCGCACCGATCGAAAAAGACTCTGCCGAAACAGCTTCAATCTATCGTCGGCTGA
- a CDS encoding MCE family protein, whose translation MLGTTTTAGCGWRGLNTLPMPGTEGHGPGAYTIQAQLPDVNNIQQNSRVRVGDVTVGNVTRIQRQGWHALLTMKLNGDVELPANSTVTVGQTSLLGSLHIELAPPADEPSRGRLGEGSLIPLASGGAYPSTEQTLAAVSLLLNGGGLGQMQDITRELATAFAGREDDLRNLLSEIDSFVSHLNDQTEDIVDAADSLNRLVGQFADEKPIVDTALAKVPDALAELNGVRENLAEALDQLGRFGSLATDSVDQTKQALVAELKDLGPVLESLANAGPALTRSLSFFTTYPFPKETLTKWFRGDYANLTAVIDLTLSRIDSSLFTGTRFEGKLTELELQWGRTIGQLPSPYTAGNPLIAPYRFDQGR comes from the coding sequence ATGCTGGGCACCACCACCACGGCCGGCTGTGGCTGGCGCGGCCTGAACACACTGCCGATGCCCGGCACCGAAGGGCATGGCCCCGGCGCGTACACGATTCAGGCCCAACTGCCCGACGTGAACAACATCCAGCAGAACTCCCGGGTGCGGGTCGGAGACGTCACGGTCGGCAACGTCACCCGGATCCAGCGACAGGGCTGGCATGCGCTGCTGACCATGAAACTCAACGGTGACGTGGAGCTGCCGGCCAATTCCACGGTGACGGTGGGACAGACCAGCCTGTTGGGGTCGCTGCACATCGAGTTGGCGCCACCGGCCGATGAGCCGTCACGGGGCAGGCTCGGCGAGGGATCGCTGATCCCGCTCGCCTCGGGTGGCGCCTACCCGTCCACCGAACAGACACTGGCCGCGGTGTCGCTGCTCCTCAACGGCGGAGGCCTCGGTCAGATGCAGGACATCACCCGCGAACTTGCCACGGCGTTCGCCGGACGTGAGGACGACCTGCGCAACCTGCTGTCCGAAATCGACTCCTTCGTAAGCCATCTCAACGATCAGACCGAGGACATCGTGGACGCGGCGGACAGCCTCAACCGGCTGGTCGGACAGTTCGCCGACGAGAAGCCGATCGTGGACACCGCCTTGGCGAAGGTTCCCGATGCCCTGGCGGAGTTGAATGGGGTGCGCGAGAATCTCGCCGAGGCGCTCGATCAGCTGGGTCGGTTCGGGAGCCTGGCGACCGACTCGGTCGACCAGACCAAGCAGGCGCTGGTGGCCGAGCTCAAAGACCTCGGGCCGGTACTGGAATCGCTGGCCAATGCCGGGCCGGCACTCACCCGATCGCTGAGTTTCTTCACCACCTATCCGTTTCCCAAGGAGACGCTGACCAAGTGGTTCCGTGGTGACTACGCCAACCTGACCGCGGTGATCGATCTGACCCTGAGCCGGATCGATTCGTCACTGTTCACCGGCACCCGGTTCGAAGGCAAACTCACCGAGTTGGAACTTCAGTGGGGACGGACCATCGGTCAATTGCCGAGTCCGTACACGGCGGGCAATCCGTTGATTGCCCCGTACCGGTTCGACCAGGGGCGGTGA
- a CDS encoding polyribonucleotide nucleotidyltransferase produces the protein MSVVELEDGVFESTAIIDNGSFGTRTIRFEAGRLAQQAAGSVVAYLDDETMLLSATTASKTPKDHFDFFPLTIDVEERMYAAGRIPGSFFRREGRPSTDAILTCRLIDRPLRPSFVSGLRNEIQVVVTVLSLDPKDLYDVLAINAASASTQISGLPFSGPVGGVRVALINDATVGTADGGQWVAFPTVEQLEKAVFDMVVAGRKVGDDVAIMMVEAEATENVIELIAGGAGAPTETVVAEGLEAAKPFIAALCDAQAELAEKSAKEIAEYPLFPDYADDVYDAVAVVATEALAEALTIAGKHERDDRTNEIKVEVLERLGETYAGREKEIGAAYRSLTKKLVRQRILTDHFRIDGRGVTDIRALSAEVAIIPRAHGSALFERGETQIMGVTTLDMVKMAQQIDSLGPETSKRYMHHYNFPPFSTGETGRVGSPKRREIGHGALAERALVPVLPSVEEFPYAIRQVSEALGSNGSTSMGSVCASTLSLLNAGVPLKAPVAGIAMGLVSDQVDGETRYVTLTDILGAEDAFGDMDFKCAGTKDFVTALQLDTKLDGIPSKVLAGALSQAKDARLTILDVMAEAIDAPDEMSPYAPRITTIKVPVDKIGEVIGPKGKMINSITEETGASISIEDDGTVFVGASNGEAAQAAIDKINAIANPQLPKIAERFLGTVVKTTDFGAFVSLLPGRDGLVHISKLGRGKRINKVEDVVKVGDKLRVEIADIDNRGKISLVLVAEDQAEQADVATDGAPATADAAAAAES, from the coding sequence ATGTCTGTAGTTGAACTTGAAGACGGTGTGTTCGAATCCACCGCAATTATCGACAATGGGAGCTTCGGCACCCGCACCATTCGTTTCGAGGCCGGCCGGCTGGCCCAGCAGGCCGCCGGCTCTGTCGTCGCCTACCTCGACGACGAGACCATGCTGCTGAGCGCCACCACCGCCAGCAAGACGCCGAAGGACCACTTCGACTTCTTCCCGCTGACCATCGACGTCGAGGAGCGGATGTACGCCGCGGGCCGGATCCCCGGCTCGTTCTTCCGGCGTGAGGGCCGTCCGTCGACCGATGCGATCCTGACCTGCCGCCTGATCGACCGGCCGCTGCGCCCGTCGTTCGTCAGCGGACTGCGTAACGAGATCCAGGTCGTGGTGACCGTGCTGAGCCTGGATCCCAAGGATCTGTACGACGTGCTGGCCATCAACGCCGCCTCTGCGTCGACGCAGATTTCCGGCCTGCCGTTCTCCGGCCCGGTCGGCGGCGTGCGCGTCGCCCTGATCAACGATGCGACTGTCGGCACCGCCGACGGTGGCCAGTGGGTCGCCTTCCCGACCGTCGAGCAGCTGGAGAAGGCCGTCTTCGACATGGTCGTCGCCGGCCGCAAGGTGGGCGACGACGTCGCCATCATGATGGTCGAGGCCGAGGCCACCGAGAACGTCATCGAGCTGATCGCCGGCGGTGCCGGTGCGCCGACCGAGACGGTCGTGGCCGAGGGTCTTGAGGCGGCCAAGCCGTTCATCGCGGCCCTGTGCGACGCCCAGGCCGAGCTGGCCGAGAAGTCCGCCAAAGAAATCGCCGAGTACCCGCTGTTCCCCGACTACGCCGACGACGTCTACGACGCCGTGGCCGTGGTGGCGACCGAGGCGCTCGCAGAGGCACTGACCATCGCGGGCAAGCACGAGCGCGACGACCGCACCAACGAGATCAAGGTCGAGGTGCTCGAGCGTCTCGGCGAGACCTACGCCGGACGCGAGAAGGAGATCGGCGCGGCCTACCGCTCGCTGACCAAGAAACTTGTGCGCCAGCGCATCCTGACCGACCACTTCCGCATCGACGGCCGCGGTGTGACCGATATCCGCGCGCTCTCGGCCGAGGTGGCCATCATCCCGCGGGCCCACGGCAGCGCGTTGTTCGAGCGCGGCGAGACCCAGATCATGGGTGTCACCACGCTCGACATGGTCAAGATGGCCCAGCAGATCGACTCGCTCGGGCCCGAGACCTCCAAGCGCTACATGCATCACTACAACTTCCCGCCGTTCTCGACCGGTGAGACCGGCCGTGTCGGCTCGCCCAAGCGTCGCGAGATCGGCCACGGTGCGCTCGCCGAGCGTGCGCTGGTGCCGGTGCTGCCGAGCGTCGAGGAGTTCCCGTACGCCATCCGTCAGGTGTCGGAAGCGTTGGGCTCCAACGGTTCCACCTCGATGGGCTCGGTGTGTGCCTCGACCCTGTCGCTGCTGAACGCCGGTGTGCCGCTCAAGGCGCCGGTGGCCGGCATCGCCATGGGCCTGGTCTCTGACCAGGTCGACGGGGAGACCCGCTACGTGACGCTGACCGACATCCTCGGCGCCGAGGATGCTTTCGGCGACATGGACTTCAAGTGCGCAGGCACCAAGGACTTCGTCACCGCCCTGCAGCTCGACACCAAGCTGGACGGTATCCCGTCCAAGGTGCTGGCCGGTGCGCTGAGCCAGGCCAAGGACGCGCGGCTGACGATCCTGGACGTGATGGCCGAGGCCATCGACGCGCCGGACGAGATGAGCCCGTACGCACCGCGGATCACCACCATCAAGGTTCCGGTCGACAAGATCGGTGAGGTCATCGGGCCCAAGGGCAAGATGATCAACTCGATCACCGAGGAGACCGGCGCGTCGATCTCGATCGAGGATGACGGCACCGTGTTCGTCGGCGCCTCCAACGGCGAAGCCGCGCAGGCCGCGATCGACAAGATCAACGCCATCGCCAACCCGCAGCTGCCCAAGATCGCTGAGCGGTTCCTCGGAACCGTGGTCAAGACCACCGATTTCGGTGCGTTCGTGTCGCTGCTGCCGGGTCGTGACGGCCTGGTCCACATCTCGAAGTTGGGCCGTGGCAAGCGGATCAACAAGGTCGAGGACGTGGTGAAGGTCGGCGACAAGCTGCGCGTCGAGATCGCCGATATCGACAACCGCGGCAAGATCTCGCTGGTGCTCGTCGCCGAGGATCAGGCGGAGCAGGCTGACGTGGCCACCGACGGTGCCCCGGCCACGGCCGACGCCGCTGCTGCCGCCGAGTCCTGA
- the rpsO gene encoding 30S ribosomal protein S15, translating into MALTAEQKKEILTSYGLHETDTGSPEAQVALLTKRITDLTEHLKQHKHDHHSRRGLLLLVGRRRRLLKYVAQVDVARYRSLIERLGLRR; encoded by the coding sequence GTGGCGCTTACTGCCGAGCAGAAAAAAGAAATCCTGACCAGCTACGGTCTGCACGAGACCGACACCGGTTCGCCGGAGGCCCAGGTCGCCCTGCTGACCAAGCGGATCACGGACCTGACCGAGCACCTCAAGCAGCACAAGCACGACCACCACTCGCGGCGCGGTCTGCTGCTGCTGGTCGGGCGTCGTCGCCGGTTGCTGAAGTACGTCGCCCAGGTTGACGTGGCGCGCTACCGTTCGCTGATCGAGCGCCTGGGACTGCGTCGCTGA
- the mntR gene encoding manganese-binding transcriptional regulator MntR has protein sequence MSPDGNHQDLSTVAQDYLKVIWTAQEWSREKVSTKLLAERIGVSASTASESIRKLADQGLVDHEKYGAVTLTDAGRRAALAMVRRHRLMETFLVQELGYSWDEVHDEAEILEHAVSDRMLDRIDAKLGHPTRDPHGDPIPAADGQVPTPPARQLSDCQDGDAGTVARISDADPEMLRYFDSVGINLDSRVRVLARRDFAGVISVAVQSPGKTGDAATGVDDASIQVELGNPAAEAIWVVAS, from the coding sequence GTGAGTCCAGACGGTAACCATCAAGACCTCTCCACGGTTGCTCAGGACTATCTCAAAGTCATCTGGACAGCCCAGGAGTGGTCTCGCGAGAAAGTCAGCACAAAACTGCTGGCGGAGCGGATCGGCGTGTCCGCATCCACGGCGTCGGAATCCATCCGAAAACTCGCCGACCAGGGCCTGGTCGACCACGAGAAGTACGGCGCGGTGACGCTGACGGATGCGGGGAGACGCGCGGCGCTGGCGATGGTTCGCCGACACCGGCTGATGGAGACCTTCCTGGTGCAGGAGCTGGGCTACAGCTGGGACGAGGTGCACGACGAGGCCGAGATCCTCGAACATGCGGTGTCCGACCGGATGCTCGACCGGATCGACGCCAAGCTGGGTCACCCCACCCGCGATCCGCACGGCGATCCGATTCCGGCCGCCGACGGCCAGGTACCCACCCCACCGGCCCGCCAGCTGTCGGATTGTCAGGACGGCGACGCCGGAACGGTGGCCCGCATCTCGGATGCCGATCCGGAGATGTTGCGCTATTTCGACAGCGTCGGCATCAACCTCGACTCCCGGGTCCGGGTGCTCGCACGACGTGATTTCGCCGGTGTGATCTCGGTGGCCGTACAAAGTCCGGGTAAGACCGGTGACGCGGCCACCGGCGTAGATGACGCGAGCATCCAGGTCGAGCTGGGCAATCCGGCCGCCGAGGCGATCTGGGTCGTCGCGAGCTGA
- a CDS encoding CAP domain-containing protein → MPTQPSILLSVVLLLGVAISFAALPQANADNRRLNRGVVSNVYTVQRQAGCTGPLGVNPQLQLAAEWHTRDILTNRALAADVGSDGSTPQVRASAAGYRGSVAETVAINPSFAISGLELIRKWYDDPDSLAIMRDCAYTHIGVWSEHSPDRTVVVAVYGAPA, encoded by the coding sequence ATGCCGACACAGCCCAGCATCCTGCTGTCGGTGGTGCTGTTACTCGGCGTAGCAATCAGTTTCGCCGCCCTACCGCAGGCGAACGCCGACAACCGACGGCTCAACCGGGGTGTGGTGAGCAATGTCTACACGGTTCAGCGTCAAGCCGGCTGCACCGGCCCGCTCGGGGTCAACCCGCAGCTGCAACTGGCCGCGGAATGGCACACCCGTGACATCCTGACCAACCGGGCCTTGGCGGCCGACGTGGGCTCCGATGGTTCCACGCCCCAAGTCCGGGCCAGCGCCGCCGGATACCGCGGTTCCGTCGCCGAGACCGTCGCCATCAACCCGTCGTTTGCCATCAGTGGTCTCGAGCTGATCAGGAAGTGGTACGACGACCCAGACTCCCTCGCGATCATGCGGGACTGCGCGTACACCCACATCGGGGTCTGGTCCGAGCACAGCCCGGACCGCACCGTCGTGGTGGCCGTCTACGGCGCGCCTGCCTGA
- a CDS encoding Mce protein yields the protein MAVAVDDTEVSLDEVESVVLPDESPEDELAAEAESPIRSRSALLRALALGSTMTVVVGGLVGWLGYQVNRSQTVAQTQARFLQAGRQAAVNLTTIDFVSVDADIQRVLDSAIGDFHDDFQQRSNAFADVVRQVQSKSEGTIAEAGIESVADGSARVLVAASVRTSNAGVPEGQARHWRMRITLEQVGDEIKVSNVEFVP from the coding sequence ATGGCTGTAGCTGTTGACGACACCGAGGTGTCCCTGGACGAGGTGGAATCCGTTGTCCTACCAGATGAGTCGCCCGAAGATGAACTGGCCGCGGAGGCCGAGTCGCCGATCCGATCGCGTTCGGCACTTCTTCGGGCCCTGGCTCTGGGATCGACGATGACGGTGGTCGTCGGTGGCCTCGTCGGTTGGCTCGGGTACCAGGTCAACCGGTCGCAGACCGTCGCGCAGACCCAGGCGCGATTCCTCCAGGCGGGCAGGCAGGCCGCGGTGAATCTCACCACCATCGACTTCGTTTCGGTGGATGCCGATATCCAACGGGTGCTGGACTCGGCAATCGGTGACTTTCACGACGACTTTCAGCAGCGGTCGAATGCGTTCGCCGATGTGGTCAGGCAGGTGCAATCCAAGAGTGAGGGAACCATCGCCGAGGCCGGCATCGAGTCCGTCGCGGACGGTTCCGCTCGGGTTCTGGTCGCCGCGTCCGTGCGAACGTCGAATGCGGGCGTACCGGAAGGGCAAGCGCGGCACTGGCGGATGCGGATCACCCTCGAGCAGGTCGGCGACGAGATCAAGGTGTCGAATGTGGAGTTCGTACCGTGA
- a CDS encoding bifunctional riboflavin kinase/FAD synthetase has protein sequence MQRWRGQDEIPTDWGRCVVTIGVFDGVHRGHAELISHAVKSGRSRGVPVVLMTFDPHPMEVVFPGSHPAQLTTLTRRAELVEELGVDVFLVMPFTSDFMKLTPERYIHELLVEGLHVVEVVVGENFTFGKKAAGNVAMLRQAGERFGFAVESMSLVTESLDAEHRDERVTFSSTYIRSCVDAGDVVAAAEALGRPHRVEGVVVRGEGRGRVLGFPTANVAPPMYSAIPADGVYAAWFTVLGHGPMVGTVTPGERYQAAVSVGTNPTFSGRTRTVEAFVLDTEADLYGQHVAVDFVSRIRGQAKFDSVKDLVVAMEADTDRARAILAAQ, from the coding sequence GTGCAGCGCTGGCGTGGGCAGGACGAGATCCCCACGGACTGGGGCAGGTGTGTAGTCACCATCGGGGTGTTCGACGGGGTTCACCGTGGACACGCGGAGTTGATCAGCCATGCGGTGAAGTCGGGCCGATCACGCGGAGTGCCGGTGGTTCTCATGACCTTCGACCCCCATCCGATGGAAGTGGTGTTTCCGGGGAGTCACCCGGCACAGTTGACGACGTTGACCCGGCGGGCCGAGCTGGTCGAGGAACTCGGTGTCGACGTCTTTCTGGTCATGCCGTTCACCTCTGACTTCATGAAGCTCACCCCCGAGCGTTACATCCACGAGTTGCTGGTGGAAGGCCTCCACGTGGTCGAGGTCGTGGTGGGGGAGAACTTCACCTTCGGCAAGAAGGCCGCCGGGAATGTCGCGATGCTGCGGCAGGCGGGGGAGCGGTTCGGCTTCGCGGTCGAGAGCATGTCGCTGGTCACCGAGTCGCTCGATGCCGAGCACCGCGACGAGCGGGTCACGTTCTCATCGACCTACATCCGGTCGTGTGTCGACGCCGGCGACGTCGTGGCGGCGGCAGAAGCACTGGGCCGACCGCACCGCGTCGAGGGCGTGGTGGTGCGCGGCGAAGGGCGGGGCCGGGTGCTGGGCTTCCCGACCGCCAACGTGGCCCCGCCGATGTACTCGGCGATTCCGGCCGACGGCGTCTATGCCGCCTGGTTCACCGTGCTGGGCCACGGCCCGATGGTGGGCACCGTGACGCCGGGCGAGCGGTATCAGGCCGCGGTGTCGGTGGGCACCAACCCGACCTTCTCCGGGCGTACCCGCACGGTCGAGGCATTCGTGCTCGACACCGAGGCCGACCTGTACGGGCAGCATGTGGCGGTCGATTTCGTCTCCCGGATCCGCGGGCAGGCAAAGTTTGATTCGGTCAAGGATCTGGTGGTCGCGATGGAGGCGGACACCGACCGGGCCCGCGCGATTCTGGCTGCGCAATAG